In Pedobacter sp. WC2423, the following are encoded in one genomic region:
- a CDS encoding amidohydrolase family protein: MKTYLFTLALTASGLMCFAQANISPAKKQSKTIAITGATIHVGNGTVIENGTLLFENGKIIAAAAGVQVPQGDVLRIHASGKHIYPGFIAATTNLGLTEIEAVKATLDFEEIGDYNSHIRSIVAYNTDSKVPATLRSNGILMAQPTPQGGVISGSSSVVQLDAWNWEDAALRKDDAMHMSWPATPRFRGYGRPQLAPEVLAERTQSAIDQLTSFFAEAKAYAEMGKPEVINTRFEAMKRVFAGTEKLFIGAERQKDIVAAVNFAKKFGIIPVITGADEAYLIIDFLKANSITVVVKQPHALPDHNDDDVNMPYKNAAILANAGLNVVLSIDGYWQQRNLPFMAGTVTAWGLDKEKALATITLNAAKAMGADKTTGSIEVGKDATFFISAGDALDMKTNKVEQAFIQGRDINLDNLHKQLDKKFSDKYAAEQ, encoded by the coding sequence ATGAAAACCTATCTATTTACCCTCGCTTTAACGGCATCAGGCCTGATGTGTTTTGCACAGGCCAACATATCTCCAGCAAAAAAACAAAGTAAAACCATAGCGATAACCGGAGCAACGATACATGTTGGAAACGGCACAGTCATTGAAAACGGAACGCTTCTTTTTGAGAATGGAAAAATTATAGCGGCAGCTGCAGGCGTACAAGTTCCTCAGGGTGATGTATTGCGTATCCATGCGAGTGGAAAACATATTTATCCAGGCTTTATTGCGGCAACAACAAATTTAGGTTTAACCGAGATTGAAGCTGTAAAAGCTACACTTGATTTTGAGGAAATTGGTGATTATAATTCACATATCCGCTCTATTGTTGCTTACAATACGGATTCAAAAGTACCCGCTACTTTAAGGAGTAATGGTATCCTGATGGCACAACCAACACCGCAAGGTGGAGTAATTTCAGGAAGTTCTTCTGTAGTGCAACTGGATGCCTGGAATTGGGAAGATGCTGCGCTGCGAAAAGATGATGCAATGCATATGAGCTGGCCGGCGACTCCCCGTTTCAGAGGATATGGCAGGCCGCAGCTGGCTCCTGAAGTATTAGCAGAACGTACACAGTCAGCTATTGATCAATTAACTTCTTTCTTCGCTGAGGCAAAGGCATATGCAGAAATGGGTAAACCAGAAGTGATCAATACTCGCTTTGAGGCTATGAAACGTGTTTTTGCAGGTACGGAAAAGTTATTTATTGGAGCAGAGCGTCAAAAGGATATTGTAGCGGCGGTTAATTTCGCTAAGAAATTCGGGATTATACCGGTAATTACGGGTGCGGATGAGGCTTATTTAATCATTGATTTTTTAAAGGCGAACAGCATTACGGTGGTGGTTAAACAGCCGCATGCTTTGCCAGATCATAATGATGATGATGTGAATATGCCTTATAAGAATGCAGCTATTCTGGCTAATGCTGGTTTAAATGTTGTTTTAAGCATTGATGGATACTGGCAACAGCGAAACTTACCTTTTATGGCGGGAACTGTTACCGCATGGGGTCTGGATAAAGAGAAAGCATTAGCTACAATTACCTTGAACGCAGCCAAAGCAATGGGTGCAGACAAAACTACCGGAAGTATTGAAGTTGGGAAAGATGCCACTTTCTTTATTTCTGCGGGTGATGCACTGGATATGAAAACAAATAAGGTGGAGCAGGCTTTTATACAAGGAAGGGATATTAATCTGGATAATCTGCATAAACAACTGGACAAAAAGTTCAGTGATAAATATGCGGCAGAGCAATAA
- a CDS encoding amidohydrolase family protein, which yields MKKLLLAIVLVFYAAFLFAQQTTYPVNGSFDTRPGMFAFTNATIVVNSNQTLTNATLLVKGQTIQAVGPDLAVPKGYVIINVKGKFIYPSLVDAFTGYGLPEAVVQPRAARQSVFISTKKGAYGWNEAIRPETQVKNIFSVDSKKADDLRKAGFGSVNVINRDGIARGISAAVTLNDGAANTVFLKDQTAANYSFSKGTSSNDYPTSLMGSIALLRQTYYDSQWYGRQKEEYNISLEEFGKQQNIPQLFEVDGWANILRADKIGKEFGKKYIIKSTGDEYQRIQEVKATGASLIIPLNFPKAYEVEYPSEARNLTLTQMKAWEMAPANAAALEKAGIKFALTSFGLENTRDFWANIRLAIEKGLTEKQALQSITEIPASLLGISDKVGSLEKGKVANFLISSDNLFKKENIIFENWVQGKRFIINKIDVTDIRGNYNLNIGGLGALTLKITGASGGSVAAIERIGADSVKATAAFTRNGDWISINFNLKKNPVGNVRLSGFLTAASPLVFKGEAVMPDGSAGRFTATYKDAAKETPKKEEPKSILAMGTVIYPFGAFGNAELPKAETVLIKNATVWTNEKDGILKNADVLLQNGKIKAVGKNLNAGNAKVIDATGKHVTAGIIDEHSHIAGSGGINEGAQSVSAEVRIADIINSEDVNIYRQLAGGVTTSHILHGSANPIGGQSQLIKLRWGKAPEELKFAGADGFIKFALGENVKQSNFGTGARFPVTRMGVEQTFVDEFTRGKEYEKAIAVKGNNVRRDLELDAIVEILKNKRFITCHSYVQSEINMLIHVADSMGFKINTFTHILEGYKVAAQMKAHGIAGSTFSDWWAYKNEVAEAIPYNGKIMHNVGITTAFNSDDAEMARHLNQEAGKAVLYGNVSEEDAFKFVTLNPAKMLHIDGQVGSLKAGKDADVVIWSDNPLSIYAKAEKTFVDGVAYWDIEKDALVIKTQQTEKARLIQKMLESKSSGSGMQRAQGIAPRLYNCETLENYSAELNESAHAH from the coding sequence ATGAAGAAACTTTTACTCGCCATTGTGCTGGTATTTTATGCTGCATTTCTGTTTGCACAGCAAACTACCTATCCTGTTAATGGCTCTTTTGACACCAGACCGGGCATGTTTGCGTTTACCAACGCCACAATCGTCGTCAATTCCAACCAAACCCTTACAAACGCTACTTTATTGGTGAAAGGCCAAACGATACAAGCAGTTGGGCCAGACCTTGCTGTACCTAAAGGCTATGTGATCATTAACGTGAAAGGAAAGTTCATTTACCCTTCCTTAGTGGATGCATTTACTGGTTATGGCTTGCCAGAAGCCGTTGTCCAGCCCCGTGCGGCACGCCAATCTGTCTTTATTTCCACCAAAAAAGGCGCTTATGGATGGAATGAAGCCATCAGACCAGAAACACAGGTAAAAAACATTTTTTCTGTGGATAGCAAAAAAGCAGATGATTTACGAAAAGCTGGTTTCGGAAGTGTCAATGTGATCAACCGGGATGGAATTGCACGCGGGATTTCTGCGGCAGTAACCTTAAATGATGGTGCAGCTAACACTGTATTTCTGAAAGATCAGACTGCTGCAAACTATTCATTCAGCAAAGGGACATCTTCAAACGATTATCCGACTTCTTTAATGGGTTCAATTGCTTTATTGCGCCAAACTTATTACGATTCACAGTGGTATGGCAGGCAGAAAGAAGAATATAATATTTCGCTCGAAGAATTTGGAAAGCAGCAAAATATCCCTCAGCTTTTTGAAGTGGATGGCTGGGCTAATATCCTTCGTGCCGATAAAATTGGCAAAGAGTTTGGCAAAAAATATATCATCAAATCTACAGGTGATGAATATCAGCGCATTCAGGAAGTTAAAGCAACCGGGGCGAGCTTGATTATCCCATTGAATTTCCCTAAGGCTTATGAGGTGGAATATCCTTCGGAAGCAAGAAATTTAACTTTAACACAGATGAAAGCCTGGGAAATGGCACCTGCCAATGCAGCTGCTTTAGAAAAGGCAGGAATCAAATTCGCATTGACTTCTTTCGGTTTAGAAAACACCCGTGATTTCTGGGCTAATATTCGCCTTGCGATAGAAAAGGGACTGACTGAGAAACAAGCTTTACAATCCATTACCGAAATTCCGGCTTCTCTTTTAGGCATCAGCGATAAAGTAGGTTCACTGGAAAAAGGTAAAGTGGCCAACTTCCTGATTTCATCTGATAATCTGTTCAAAAAAGAGAACATCATTTTTGAAAACTGGGTACAGGGAAAACGCTTTATAATCAATAAAATAGACGTCACTGATATCCGTGGAAATTACAATTTAAACATCGGCGGTTTAGGTGCGTTAACGTTAAAAATCACCGGGGCATCGGGTGGTTCGGTCGCAGCAATTGAAAGAATTGGTGCAGATAGCGTTAAAGCTACTGCTGCTTTTACCAGAAATGGTGATTGGATAAGTATTAACTTCAATTTAAAGAAAAACCCTGTTGGTAATGTCCGCTTAAGTGGATTTCTGACCGCTGCTTCTCCCCTGGTATTCAAAGGTGAAGCGGTAATGCCGGATGGATCGGCTGGCAGATTTACAGCAACTTACAAAGACGCAGCTAAAGAAACACCTAAAAAGGAAGAACCAAAATCTATTTTAGCAATGGGTACTGTAATCTATCCTTTCGGCGCTTTCGGAAATGCAGAATTGCCAAAAGCTGAAACTGTGCTGATTAAAAATGCAACGGTCTGGACAAATGAAAAAGATGGTATCCTGAAAAATGCAGATGTATTGCTGCAAAATGGAAAAATCAAGGCAGTAGGCAAAAATCTGAATGCGGGCAATGCGAAGGTTATTGATGCAACGGGCAAACACGTAACTGCGGGAATTATTGATGAACATTCGCATATTGCAGGCAGCGGTGGTATTAATGAAGGTGCACAGTCTGTTTCTGCAGAGGTTCGTATTGCTGATATTATCAATTCGGAAGATGTGAATATTTATAGACAGCTGGCAGGAGGTGTAACGACTTCACATATTTTACATGGCTCGGCAAATCCAATTGGTGGTCAGTCTCAGTTGATTAAATTACGTTGGGGTAAAGCTCCCGAAGAACTGAAATTTGCTGGTGCTGATGGTTTTATCAAGTTTGCTCTGGGTGAAAATGTGAAGCAGAGTAATTTTGGTACCGGTGCCCGTTTTCCGGTAACCCGTATGGGTGTTGAACAAACCTTTGTGGATGAGTTTACACGTGGAAAAGAGTATGAGAAAGCAATCGCTGTAAAAGGAAATAATGTCCGCCGTGACCTGGAATTAGATGCTATTGTTGAAATCCTGAAGAATAAGCGTTTTATCACCTGTCATTCTTATGTGCAAAGTGAAATTAATATGCTGATCCATGTTGCGGACAGTATGGGTTTTAAGATCAACACATTCACACATATTTTAGAAGGTTATAAAGTGGCTGCACAAATGAAAGCACATGGCATTGCTGGTTCAACGTTTTCTGATTGGTGGGCCTACAAAAATGAAGTTGCAGAAGCCATTCCTTACAACGGGAAGATTATGCACAATGTAGGGATTACAACTGCTTTCAATTCTGATGATGCAGAAATGGCGAGACATTTAAACCAGGAAGCAGGCAAGGCTGTTTTATATGGTAATGTTTCTGAAGAGGACGCTTTTAAATTTGTGACCTTAAACCCTGCAAAGATGCTTCATATTGATGGTCAGGTTGGGAGTTTAAAAGCCGGTAAAGATGCTGATGTTGTTATCTGGTCAGATAATCCGCTTTCTATTTATGCGAAAGCCGAAAAGACTTTTGTAGATGGGGTAGCTTATTGGGATATAGAGAAAGATGCTTTGGTCATTAAAACTCAGCAAACTGAAAAAGCACGTTTAATTCAAAAGATGCTAGAGAGCAAAAGCAGCGGTTCTGGTATGCAACGTGCCCAGGGAATTGCTCCACGCCTTTACAATTGCGAAACTTTAGAAAACTATTCAGCAGAATTAAACGAATCAGCACATGCACACTAA
- a CDS encoding serine hydrolase, with protein sequence MKLTNFKALVMLLCLTPLMTLAQNSRQRKSDLVVVLIKKYITEKRPDQIYALGSKAYKAAVSKDSLTIFIEKNAYILGKIKESSFLGTKKNQSKYKLEFEAGNVELSFSLDQNNKLNKLSFSPFVPLVTKKTILVPSSNPLKSKLDKEVDTLARNYIQNSNTVGLSIGILKDGKTFTYGYGTTQKKNGVVPDANTIFEIGSISKTFTAQLLAYFVNAGKISLTDPMTKYLPDSVAANPELQQIKMVNLINHTSGLIRLPDNMAGKNLEAENPYKNYTKELLFSYLKSCKLVSVPGETYSYSNTGTALVGVILERISGRSYAQLVKEIITDPLKMNSTFQHLTPESAKRFTKVYNNEAREVKAWDFDVLVGAGGLRSTVNDLLIYAANNIESKNPDLAKAFELTHQVTFSKEPMVGLGWHVMKPAADTYYWHNGGTAGSRSFMLINIDKKTAVVILSNSDVETDSIGVGISDKL encoded by the coding sequence ATGAAACTTACAAATTTTAAGGCGTTGGTTATGTTGCTGTGCCTTACACCTTTAATGACCCTGGCACAAAATAGCAGACAAAGAAAAAGTGACCTGGTAGTAGTATTGATCAAAAAATATATTACTGAAAAACGCCCGGATCAGATTTACGCACTGGGCAGTAAAGCTTATAAAGCTGCTGTCAGTAAGGATAGCTTAACTATTTTTATAGAGAAAAATGCCTATATCCTGGGGAAAATAAAAGAATCTTCTTTCCTTGGGACTAAAAAAAATCAAAGCAAATATAAACTGGAATTTGAAGCTGGGAATGTTGAACTTTCTTTCTCACTTGATCAAAATAACAAATTAAACAAACTCTCTTTTTCACCTTTTGTACCTCTCGTTACCAAAAAGACTATATTGGTTCCTTCTTCCAATCCTTTAAAATCTAAACTGGACAAAGAAGTTGATACGCTGGCCAGGAATTATATTCAAAATTCAAATACTGTAGGCTTGAGCATTGGTATTTTGAAAGATGGAAAGACCTTTACTTATGGATATGGTACCACACAAAAGAAAAATGGGGTAGTTCCTGATGCAAATACAATTTTTGAAATAGGTTCCATTAGCAAAACATTTACTGCTCAGTTATTAGCGTACTTTGTGAATGCAGGGAAAATCAGTTTAACAGATCCGATGACGAAATATCTGCCGGATTCAGTAGCTGCAAATCCCGAGCTTCAGCAAATAAAGATGGTAAATTTAATTAACCATACTTCTGGATTAATTCGTTTACCAGACAATATGGCTGGCAAAAATTTAGAAGCTGAAAATCCTTATAAAAACTATACTAAGGAGTTATTATTCAGTTATTTGAAGTCATGTAAGTTAGTTTCCGTTCCAGGGGAAACTTATAGTTATTCCAATACGGGCACTGCGCTTGTGGGTGTGATTTTAGAGCGGATCAGCGGTAGAAGCTATGCGCAGCTAGTGAAAGAAATTATAACTGATCCTTTAAAAATGAACAGCACATTTCAGCACCTGACTCCTGAATCGGCAAAACGCTTTACGAAAGTATATAACAATGAGGCCAGGGAAGTTAAAGCCTGGGATTTCGATGTACTCGTTGGTGCCGGAGGTCTTCGGTCTACTGTCAATGATCTGTTGATTTATGCAGCTAACAATATTGAAAGTAAAAATCCAGATTTGGCAAAAGCATTTGAACTTACCCATCAGGTTACTTTTTCAAAAGAACCTATGGTTGGTTTAGGCTGGCATGTGATGAAACCAGCGGCGGATACTTATTATTGGCATAATGGTGGAACTGCCGGAAGCAGAAGTTTTATGCTCATCAATATCGATAAAAAAACTGCTGTAGTTATACTTTCTAATTCGGATGTCGAAACTGATAGTATAGGCGTAGGAATTTCAGATAAATTATAG
- a CDS encoding acyl-CoA thioesterase, with protein sequence MTTEEKINESETHVFKVVFPDTTNHHNTMFGGRILMMMTETAFMTATRFCRKSFVLVSSGQIDFKKPIPAGSLVELVGRVERIGHTSIVIQVEVYLEKMREEFREKVVNGAFTLVAIDEDNKPVLIR encoded by the coding sequence ATGACAACAGAAGAAAAAATCAATGAATCGGAAACACACGTTTTTAAAGTAGTATTTCCTGATACTACCAATCACCACAATACGATGTTTGGTGGAAGAATATTAATGATGATGACTGAAACAGCGTTCATGACTGCTACCCGGTTTTGCAGGAAGAGCTTTGTGCTGGTGAGCAGCGGTCAGATAGACTTTAAGAAACCTATCCCTGCTGGTTCTCTGGTTGAACTGGTAGGCAGAGTTGAACGTATTGGTCATACAAGTATTGTGATACAAGTAGAAGTCTATTTAGAAAAGATGAGGGAAGAGTTCAGGGAAAAGGTAGTGAACGGCGCTTTTACTTTAGTTGCGATTGATGAAGATAATAAACCTGTTTTAATCCGGTAA
- a CDS encoding Lrp/AsnC family transcriptional regulator produces MEELDGTDLLLLKILGNNSNYTIKELAAQVSLSPSPVFERVKRLESNGYIKKYIAILDPEKFNQGFIVFCNIKLKQHDRKIGHQFVEDILKIDEVVECYNISGDFDFILKVYARDMKHYQDFVFNKLGSVKSIGSTHSTFAMAEIKNSYNISF; encoded by the coding sequence ATGGAAGAACTGGACGGCACAGATTTATTGCTATTAAAGATATTAGGTAACAATTCAAATTACACGATAAAAGAGCTGGCGGCCCAGGTAAGTTTATCACCATCGCCAGTATTTGAACGGGTAAAAAGACTGGAAAGTAATGGATATATTAAAAAGTACATTGCCATACTTGATCCCGAAAAATTTAACCAGGGATTTATAGTCTTCTGCAATATTAAACTTAAACAACACGATAGAAAAATAGGCCATCAATTTGTAGAAGACATTTTAAAGATCGATGAAGTAGTGGAATGTTATAATATTTCGGGGGATTTCGATTTTATCCTGAAGGTTTATGCAAGGGATATGAAACATTACCAGGATTTTGTTTTTAACAAATTAGGCTCTGTTAAAAGTATAGGAAGTACACATAGTACTTTTGCAATGGCAGAAATAAAAAACTCGTATAACATTAGTTTCTAA
- the metE gene encoding 5-methyltetrahydropteroyltriglutamate--homocysteine S-methyltransferase has translation MQTHNLGYPRIGSNRELKKACEQYWSGKITLADLLSKGKNISEHNWKLQQEAGIDLIPSNDFSYYDQILDMSLTVGAIPKRYNQVALKSNNEMDLYFAMARGYQKEGLDITAMEMTKWLDTNYHYIVPEFYKDQEFKLFSNKIVNEFVSAKRLGINSKPVIIGPVSYLLLGKEKEEGFDKLDLVKRLLPVYVEILTELKAHGAEWIQFDEPFLALDINAQAKEAYQYVYAELKKKFPLLKILVATYFEGLKDNLVLAASLPVHALHIDLVRNPEQLDEVLKAIPGQLILSLGVVDGRNVWKNDFEQSLSIIKKAVAQLGSERVLIAPSCSLLHSPCDLDLETNDQTLTPELKQWLAFAKQKIDEVVTLKALASENPGAIALEKLEENKEAASNRRTSKLIHNEQIKQRVSAITAKDAARISPFPVRKKTQQEILQLPLFPTTTIGSFPQTPEVRSWRAQFKKGEITPAEYDTLLKKETEETIRWQEEVGIDVLVHGEFERNDMVEYFGEQLDGFTFTKNGWVQSYGSRCVKPPIIYGDVHRPAAMTVYWTEFAQSLTKSLVKGMLTGPVTILQWSFVRNDQPRSVTCNQIALAIRDEVVDLEKVGIKVIQIDEPAIREGLPLRKAAWQAYLQWAVNAFKISASGVKDGTQIHTHMCYSEFNDIIQNIADMDADVITIECSRSQMELLDAFADFKYPNDIGPGVYDIHSPRVPSKEEMVALLIKAKAVIPAEQLWVNPDCGLKTRHWPETKSALIAMVAAAKELSANNTC, from the coding sequence ATGCAAACGCACAACCTAGGCTACCCGCGAATTGGTAGCAACAGAGAACTGAAAAAAGCCTGCGAACAATACTGGTCTGGCAAAATTACCTTAGCTGATTTATTAAGTAAAGGCAAAAATATATCCGAGCATAACTGGAAATTACAACAGGAAGCCGGAATAGATCTGATCCCTTCTAATGATTTTTCGTATTATGATCAGATCCTGGATATGTCGTTAACAGTAGGCGCTATCCCGAAACGCTATAATCAGGTGGCCTTAAAATCCAATAATGAAATGGATTTGTATTTTGCTATGGCAAGAGGTTATCAGAAAGAAGGATTGGACATTACCGCGATGGAAATGACAAAATGGTTAGATACAAATTACCATTATATCGTTCCTGAATTTTATAAAGATCAGGAATTTAAGTTATTCTCTAATAAAATCGTTAACGAGTTTGTGAGTGCAAAGCGTTTAGGCATTAATAGTAAGCCTGTAATTATCGGACCAGTTTCGTACCTGTTATTGGGCAAAGAAAAGGAAGAGGGTTTTGATAAACTGGATTTAGTGAAACGTTTATTGCCAGTTTATGTGGAGATTTTAACGGAATTAAAAGCACATGGAGCTGAATGGATACAGTTTGATGAGCCGTTCCTGGCTTTAGATATTAATGCTCAGGCAAAAGAAGCTTACCAGTATGTTTATGCAGAGCTGAAAAAGAAATTTCCATTGCTAAAAATCCTGGTGGCTACTTATTTTGAAGGTTTAAAAGATAACCTGGTTTTAGCGGCATCATTACCTGTTCATGCCTTACATATTGATTTGGTACGTAATCCAGAGCAGTTGGATGAAGTGCTGAAGGCTATCCCTGGACAATTGATTTTATCTTTGGGTGTAGTTGATGGAAGAAATGTCTGGAAAAATGATTTCGAGCAGTCTTTGTCGATCATAAAAAAAGCGGTAGCTCAATTAGGAAGCGAACGCGTATTGATTGCGCCTTCGTGCTCCTTGCTGCATTCACCCTGTGATCTGGATTTAGAAACCAATGATCAGACTTTAACTCCTGAGCTTAAACAATGGTTAGCTTTTGCTAAACAAAAGATTGATGAAGTAGTGACGTTGAAGGCATTAGCTTCTGAGAATCCTGGTGCAATTGCATTGGAGAAACTGGAAGAAAATAAAGAGGCTGCTTCCAACCGCAGAACGTCGAAACTGATTCACAATGAGCAAATCAAACAGCGTGTAAGTGCGATTACAGCTAAAGATGCAGCGCGTATAAGTCCTTTTCCTGTACGTAAAAAGACACAGCAGGAAATTTTACAGTTACCTCTTTTTCCAACGACCACTATAGGTTCATTTCCACAGACTCCTGAGGTTAGAAGCTGGAGAGCGCAGTTTAAGAAAGGTGAAATTACTCCGGCAGAATATGATACTTTATTGAAAAAAGAGACGGAAGAAACAATCCGCTGGCAGGAAGAAGTAGGTATTGATGTATTGGTTCATGGTGAGTTTGAACGCAATGACATGGTAGAATATTTTGGCGAACAGCTGGACGGTTTCACCTTTACAAAAAACGGATGGGTACAAAGTTACGGTAGCCGTTGTGTTAAGCCTCCTATTATTTATGGAGATGTACACAGACCAGCGGCAATGACTGTTTACTGGACGGAGTTTGCACAATCACTGACCAAAAGTTTGGTTAAAGGTATGTTAACCGGGCCCGTTACGATTTTACAATGGTCTTTTGTCCGGAATGATCAGCCTCGTTCTGTTACTTGTAATCAAATCGCATTAGCAATTCGTGATGAGGTAGTAGATTTGGAAAAAGTAGGAATCAAAGTTATTCAGATTGACGAACCTGCTATCCGCGAAGGTTTGCCTTTGAGAAAAGCAGCTTGGCAAGCTTATTTGCAATGGGCAGTAAATGCGTTTAAAATCTCAGCAAGCGGTGTCAAGGATGGAACACAAATCCATACGCATATGTGCTATTCTGAGTTTAACGATATCATTCAGAACATTGCTGATATGGATGCGGATGTGATTACTATAGAGTGTTCCCGTTCACAAATGGAATTGTTAGATGCTTTTGCAGACTTTAAATATCCGAATGATATCGGGCCGGGAGTATATGATATCCATTCTCCAAGAGTACCTTCAAAAGAAGAAATGGTAGCGCTTTTAATCAAAGCGAAGGCCGTGATTCCCGCTGAGCAACTTTGGGTAAATCCTGATTGCGGATTAAAAACCCGTCACTGGCCAGAAACCAAAAGTGCTTTGATTGCTATGGTAGCAGCAGCTAAAGAACTAAGTGCAAACAATACCTGTTAA
- a CDS encoding DUF4256 domain-containing protein, which translates to MDSIQEEFSAEEQKEFFEILKARFEKNRNRHKDLEWAGVQEKLEAHPEKMKSLWAMEKTGGEPDVVGYDQKTKEYVFYDCSPESPKGRRSLCYDLEAHTSRKEFKPENNVIDVAADIGVELLTEEEYRELQQIGSFDAKTSSWIKTPADIRKLGGAIFCDRRYNTVFVYHNGAESYYASRGFRGALRV; encoded by the coding sequence ATGGATAGTATTCAAGAAGAATTTTCAGCAGAGGAACAAAAAGAGTTTTTCGAAATATTGAAGGCACGTTTTGAGAAGAACAGGAACCGTCATAAGGATTTGGAATGGGCTGGCGTACAGGAAAAATTAGAAGCGCATCCTGAAAAAATGAAGTCGCTGTGGGCAATGGAAAAAACTGGCGGTGAACCGGATGTTGTTGGTTATGATCAAAAGACAAAAGAATATGTTTTCTATGATTGTTCCCCGGAGAGTCCGAAAGGCCGCAGAAGTCTTTGTTATGACCTCGAAGCGCATACATCAAGGAAAGAGTTTAAACCGGAAAATAATGTCATTGACGTGGCAGCTGATATTGGCGTTGAACTTTTAACAGAAGAAGAATACCGGGAATTACAGCAAATAGGGAGTTTTGATGCCAAAACCTCGAGCTGGATAAAAACACCTGCTGATATCAGAAAATTAGGTGGAGCTATTTTTTGTGACCGGCGTTATAATACGGTCTTTGTTTACCACAATGGAGCAGAATCTTATTATGCTTCCCGTGGTTTTCGTGGTGCATTGAGGGTCTGA